The following are from one region of the Staphylococcus schleiferi genome:
- a CDS encoding sensor histidine kinase has translation MKTIKWIFYFLRERIAWIGLLVALDLLFLLLGALDEKISLDSLWYFIGLKWLVSIAFLIRTYLKETRFYQRLESYAEVESLQHRYLAESPFEKMTLDYLQVKIQQLQQSMGEQQEWINLSEQSMTEFIHDIKTPVTALKLLIEKEEDSERRNQLMFEWSRIDYMLDQQLFLARLNHQSNDMYFESVKLRAILIEEIQQTRHLCLQKGIGFDLAVSDTLTVYTDKRWIRMVIRQIISNAIKYSDHAYISIYTTFEDDQVHLHIQDRGSGIAAHDLPRIFQRGYTGKNEHYQQVSSGMGLYLVDAVRDALRIQVTVDSQLGEGTTVSIHFPMQNENIARMSK, from the coding sequence ATGAAAACAATTAAGTGGATATTTTATTTTTTAAGAGAGCGTATCGCTTGGATTGGTTTACTGGTTGCGTTGGATTTACTTTTTTTATTACTTGGTGCTTTAGACGAAAAGATATCACTTGATAGCTTGTGGTATTTCATAGGATTGAAATGGCTTGTGAGCATTGCGTTTTTGATACGTACCTATTTGAAAGAAACACGTTTTTATCAGCGTCTAGAATCTTATGCGGAAGTCGAATCATTGCAGCATCGCTATTTAGCAGAATCACCTTTTGAAAAGATGACATTAGATTATTTACAGGTGAAAATTCAACAACTTCAACAGTCTATGGGTGAACAACAAGAATGGATTAATTTGAGTGAACAAAGTATGACAGAGTTTATTCACGATATTAAAACACCCGTGACGGCGTTAAAATTGTTAATCGAAAAAGAAGAAGATAGTGAGCGCCGAAACCAATTGATGTTTGAATGGTCTCGCATTGATTATATGCTCGATCAACAACTGTTTTTAGCGAGGCTGAATCATCAATCCAATGACATGTATTTCGAAAGCGTCAAGTTGCGTGCCATTCTAATTGAAGAAATTCAACAAACGCGTCATCTCTGTTTACAAAAAGGGATTGGATTTGATTTGGCTGTGTCAGACACGCTAACGGTTTATACGGATAAGCGATGGATTCGTATGGTCATTCGTCAAATTATTTCAAATGCGATTAAATACTCTGACCATGCGTACATTTCGATTTATACGACGTTTGAAGATGATCAAGTGCATTTACATATTCAAGATAGAGGAAGCGGTATAGCAGCACACGATTTGCCACGTATTTTTCAACGCGGTTATACGGGTAAAAATGAGCATTATCAACAGGTCTCTTCAGGTATGGGGCTTTATTTAGTCGATGCTGTACGTGATGCTTTACGTATTCAAGTGACTGTAGACTCTCAACTTGGTGA
- a CDS encoding response regulator transcription factor: MDILLVEDDQTLCQQITEALMSWDYHVTCIQNFDEVFQEYQKADPHIILMDITLPKFDGFHWTRQIRQHANVPIVFISSRDHPMDQVMSMEIGADDYIQKPFHMPVLIAKLQAIFRRVYQYNQEERRTILWRDSVVDLSKGTIVRADQTAVLSKTEMLILEVLLKYKNQIVSRDTLMTALWDDEAFVSDNTLTVNVNRLRRKLADIGLDGVIETKVGKGYLAHENN, from the coding sequence TTGGATATACTACTAGTAGAAGATGATCAAACATTATGTCAACAAATCACTGAGGCATTGATGTCATGGGATTATCATGTCACTTGTATTCAAAACTTTGATGAAGTTTTTCAAGAATATCAAAAAGCTGATCCTCATATTATTTTAATGGATATTACATTGCCCAAATTCGATGGCTTTCATTGGACGCGACAAATTCGTCAGCATGCGAATGTACCGATTGTATTTATATCATCACGTGATCATCCAATGGATCAAGTGATGAGTATGGAGATTGGCGCAGATGACTATATACAAAAACCGTTCCATATGCCTGTTCTGATTGCTAAGTTACAAGCGATTTTTCGGCGTGTGTATCAATATAATCAAGAAGAACGACGGACCATCTTGTGGCGAGACAGTGTTGTAGATTTGTCGAAAGGAACGATAGTAAGAGCTGATCAAACAGCAGTGTTATCTAAAACTGAAATGCTTATTTTAGAGGTTTTACTCAAGTATAAAAATCAAATTGTCTCTCGTGACACGTTAATGACAGCGTTATGGGATGATGAAGCATTTGTAAGTGATAATACACTCACTGTAAATGTCAATCGTTTACGTAGAAAATTGGCAGATATCGGTTTGGATGGTGTCATAGAAACAAAAGTAGGGAAAGGTTATCTCGCACATGAAAACAATTAA
- a CDS encoding NAD(P)H-binding protein has product MKPNVLLAGGTGYIGKTLIHTLADRCFIHTISKYPKKQAQSAVNWIEADIYNYLDVLRAMHGIDIAIYFLDPTKHSAKMTRALAKDLNLIAADNFARAAAQQGVKEIIYVRGSQFDNETIQQLGRYGVSVRCTSKKVNRPHISVEFQGAKYNDIRLVHHIPKPLKWHLDSFIHQMGIWLSQTPGTRTSIRHVDHRIEVYDKKQKRLLMIFELNKIDDTLYRLEMVKGRLAKVKGGNHAIIEFRYIQQLDAVIVHLFDYIPRAWWPIAYFIQVPFFQMLVRGFDTKCRIQNYYDRQQNGEDLHYTKE; this is encoded by the coding sequence ATGAAACCCAATGTGTTGCTAGCTGGTGGTACAGGTTATATTGGCAAAACACTCATTCATACGCTTGCTGATCGTTGCTTTATTCATACGATATCTAAATATCCTAAAAAGCAGGCACAGTCAGCAGTGAATTGGATTGAAGCGGATATTTACAATTATCTTGATGTTTTAAGAGCGATGCATGGTATAGATATCGCGATTTATTTTTTAGATCCAACGAAACATTCAGCTAAAATGACAAGAGCTTTAGCGAAAGATTTGAACCTCATTGCCGCTGATAATTTTGCGCGTGCTGCGGCTCAGCAAGGTGTCAAAGAAATCATTTATGTTAGAGGTAGTCAATTTGATAATGAAACAATCCAACAATTGGGTAGATATGGTGTATCGGTGCGATGTACGAGTAAAAAAGTGAACCGACCTCATATTTCTGTTGAATTCCAAGGTGCCAAATATAATGATATACGCCTTGTACATCATATTCCGAAGCCGTTGAAGTGGCATTTAGATAGCTTTATCCATCAAATGGGGATATGGCTGTCTCAAACGCCGGGAACGCGGACTTCGATTCGACATGTCGATCATCGAATTGAAGTCTATGATAAAAAGCAAAAGCGATTGTTGATGATATTTGAACTTAATAAAATAGATGACACGCTCTATAGACTTGAAATGGTCAAAGGACGTTTGGCAAAAGTTAAAGGGGGCAATCACGCCATTATTGAATTTCGTTATATTCAACAATTAGACGCGGTCATTGTGCATTTATTTGATTATATTCCACGGGCATGGTGGCCGATTGCTTACTTTATTCAAGTCCCATTTTTTCAAATGTTAGTGAGAGGATTTGATACGAAATGTCGCATTCAAAACTATTATGATCGCCAACAAAACGGTGAAGATTTGCACTATACGAAGGAGTGA
- a CDS encoding GNAT family N-acetyltransferase, producing the protein MSVTIREVSINDVNTFTTLMQQVFEESEYMLYDPGEYMPSFENAISKMEEVITSPHLAIFVAQKEEQLVGYLTVKTKTLHRIAHIAEISIGVLRQYQNAGIGYQLLQQCMEWCRQHGVTRLSLSVVTENKAAVQFYERAGFKIEGELQHTLKIENHYYNSFIMAYLLSSSSNPTP; encoded by the coding sequence ATGTCAGTAACAATTAGAGAAGTCAGCATTAACGATGTCAATACATTCACCACACTCATGCAACAAGTCTTTGAAGAATCTGAATATATGCTTTACGATCCAGGTGAATATATGCCTTCATTTGAAAATGCCATTTCAAAAATGGAAGAAGTCATCACTTCACCTCATTTAGCTATTTTCGTTGCTCAAAAAGAGGAGCAACTTGTCGGCTATTTAACAGTTAAAACAAAAACGCTTCATCGGATTGCACATATTGCTGAAATATCTATTGGTGTGCTACGTCAATACCAGAATGCAGGCATTGGGTATCAACTTTTACAACAATGTATGGAATGGTGCCGTCAACACGGGGTTACACGCCTTTCTCTAAGCGTTGTTACTGAAAATAAAGCAGCTGTTCAATTCTATGAACGGGCAGGATTTAAAATTGAGGGTGAACTTCAACATACACTCAAAATTGAAAATCATTACTACAACTCGTTTATTATGGCTTATTTGCTATCCTCTTCTTCTAATCCAACGCCTTAA
- a CDS encoding FecCD family ABC transporter permease, with product MIHPKLKRKQRIVLVTAIIVLCLAIVWNLTTGEYAMSYRRIIQTFLGQGNAADQLILIDFRLPRMLITLMAGIALSLSGVILQSVTKNPLAEPGILGINAGSGFAIALFIAIGQIQADQFVYVLPIISMVGGLLTAFAIFILSYQGDKGLSPASMVLIGVGMSTALSGAALTLMSTFDKDQSEFIATWLAGNIWGDTWPFVFAFLPWLIILVPIVIFQSETLNILNTSDTIAKSVGVPLNKARILLILIAVLLSSAAVSVAGAIGFIGLMGPHIAKSMVGPRHQLFIPISIVIGALLLTVSDTLGKILLQPSGVPAGLVVAVIGAPYFLYLMYRTRSV from the coding sequence AAATTGAAACGGAAGCAACGCATTGTTTTAGTGACTGCTATTATCGTACTCTGTTTAGCTATAGTCTGGAATCTCACAACTGGTGAATATGCGATGTCCTATCGTCGTATTATTCAAACGTTTTTAGGCCAAGGGAATGCAGCAGATCAATTGATATTGATTGATTTCCGATTGCCGCGTATGTTGATTACACTTATGGCGGGTATCGCTCTAAGTTTGAGTGGCGTGATTTTACAAAGTGTGACTAAAAATCCATTAGCAGAGCCTGGTATATTAGGTATTAATGCAGGAAGTGGCTTTGCTATCGCATTGTTTATCGCAATTGGTCAAATCCAAGCGGATCAGTTTGTTTATGTTTTACCTATCATCAGTATGGTAGGTGGACTGTTGACGGCTTTTGCAATTTTCATCTTGAGTTATCAAGGGGATAAAGGTCTTTCTCCAGCAAGTATGGTATTGATTGGTGTCGGGATGTCGACTGCGTTGTCAGGTGCTGCGCTTACGCTAATGTCGACATTTGACAAAGATCAATCTGAATTTATAGCCACTTGGTTGGCAGGCAATATTTGGGGCGATACATGGCCTTTTGTATTCGCGTTTTTACCTTGGCTTATTATTTTAGTGCCTATTGTTATCTTTCAATCTGAAACTTTAAATATTTTAAATACAAGTGATACGATTGCTAAAAGTGTGGGTGTTCCGCTTAATAAAGCACGTATTTTATTAATTTTGATTGCTGTTCTCTTGTCTAGCGCTGCAGTGTCAGTGGCGGGAGCAATTGGATTTATCGGCTTAATGGGGCCTCATATTGCAAAGTCAATGGTAGGACCAAGACATCAATTATTTATACCGATTTCTATTGTCATTGGTGCTTTACTGCTGACTGTTTCAGATACATTAGGAAAAATTTTATTACAACCGAGCGGCGTACCAGCAGGTCTCGTCGTTGCTGTGATTGGTGCGCCTTACTTTTTGTATTTGATGTATCGAACACGTTCTGTATGA